A single Triticum dicoccoides isolate Atlit2015 ecotype Zavitan chromosome 2A, WEW_v2.0, whole genome shotgun sequence DNA region contains:
- the LOC119357606 gene encoding uncharacterized protein LOC119357606 yields the protein MPRECNPCSGMLALFKGRPRAQQLSQPPKPTLLRRTFGRMKSNRRRRRHRSSSFSSVRAVFWPLMSMGSDVDRSFVADRPPRSSSDDSGGTAVRAPSPSLDTPGAGSTTAARLLAIQAQISEAAASASPAKQTGTASGAVRAPSPSLDEQAALSTTAARVLALQARLGSAAVFASPTKPITTAVHRLSDVAAACGDGDVEEACKGFERHLMEMLVEEAKVGDLMDVEELLGCWEKLRSPVFVRLVGRFYGDLCMDLFSDLDDDVSSESSDDSTV from the coding sequence ATGCCGAGGGAGTGCAACCCGTGCAGCGGCATGCTGGCGCTCTTCAAGGGGCGCCCCAGGGCGCAGCAGCTGTCGCAGCCGCCGAAGCCGACGCTGCTCCGCCGCACGTTCGGCAGGATGAAGAGcaaccgccggcgccggcgccaccgCTCCAGCAGCTTCAGCTCCGTGCGCGCGGTCTTCTGGCCGCTCATGTCCATGGGCTCCGATGTGGACCGCAGCTTCGTCGCCGACCGGCCGCCCAGGAGCTCCTCCGACGACAGCGGCGGCACAGCCGTGCGCGCGCCGTCGCCGTCCCTCGACACGCCCGGCGCGGGGTCGACCACGGCGGCGCGGCTGCTCGCGATCCAGGCTCAGATCAGCGAGGCCGCCGCGTCGGCGTCTCCTGCCAAGCAGACCGGCACGGCATCTGGCGCCGTGCGCGCCCCGTCGCCGTCGCTGGACGAGCAAGCAGCGTTGTCGACGACGGCCGCGCGGGTGCTCGCGCTGCAGGCCCGGCTAGGCTCGGCCGCGGTATTCGCGTCGCCGACGAAGCCGATCACCACCGCGGTGCATCGTCTCAGCGACGTGGCCGCCGCCTGCGGAGACGGCGACGTGGAGGAGGCGTGCAAAGGCTTCGAGCGgcacctgatggagatgctggtggAGGAGGCCAAGGTGGGGGACCTCATGGACGTCGAGGAGCTGCTGGGATGCTGGGAGAAGCTCAGGTCGCCGGTGTTCGTCCGGCTCGTCGGCCGCTTCTACGGCGACCTCTGCATGGACCTCTTCTCCGACCTCGATGACGATGTGTCATCCGAGTCGTCCGATGACTCGACTGTTTGA